Proteins encoded in a region of the Verrucomicrobiota bacterium genome:
- a CDS encoding 50S ribosomal protein L17, protein MRHLKRTAKLGRTGEHRNAMLANLVSSLILHKRVTTTLAKAKAARPVAEKMVTLGKTGSIHARRLAAARLKYNPRRALPSKALRAKARKNDIVHILFDEIAPAFKNRNGGYTRIVKLNRRQGDAAELAILEWVELPAAAPTEAPKPEAAAASQAPASTEAPATPEQR, encoded by the coding sequence ATGCGACATCTCAAGAGAACGGCCAAACTGGGCCGCACCGGCGAGCATCGAAACGCGATGCTCGCCAATCTGGTTAGCAGCCTCATCCTCCACAAACGGGTCACCACCACGCTGGCAAAAGCCAAGGCCGCCCGGCCCGTGGCCGAGAAGATGGTGACGCTGGGGAAAACCGGGTCCATTCATGCCCGGCGGCTGGCTGCGGCGCGGTTGAAATACAACCCGCGGCGGGCTCTCCCGAGCAAAGCGCTGCGCGCCAAAGCCCGCAAGAACGACATCGTCCATATTCTGTTCGATGAGATCGCCCCGGCGTTCAAGAATCGTAATGGCGGTTACACGCGCATCGTGAAGCTGAATCGCCGCCAGGGTGACGCTGCGGAACTTGCCATCCTGGAATGGGTCGAGTTGCCAGCGGCGGCGCCGACAGAAGCCCCGAAACCCGAGGCCGCAGCGGCTTCGCAGGCTCCCGCTTCCACCGAGGCACCCGCAACTCCTGAACAGAGATAA
- the rpsD gene encoding 30S ribosomal protein S4: protein MARYTGPRVRISRRFGIPIYGASKYLERKNYGPGVHGPRSRRKSTDYALGLIEKQKLRYYYGLMERQFRRVYQKALKRRGVTGETMLQILELRLDNVVYHLGFANTRAAARQMVTHGHIKVNGRKVNVPSCGLKVNDTVEVKDSSVSRQMGTRNLESATSRAVPDWLTLNRDAFKGTVLRVPTRDEIQPIANEQAVVEFYSR, encoded by the coding sequence ATGGCTCGATATACTGGTCCTCGCGTTCGAATCAGCCGGCGATTTGGCATTCCGATCTACGGCGCTTCAAAGTACCTCGAACGGAAAAACTATGGTCCCGGCGTGCATGGCCCCAGGAGCCGGCGCAAGAGCACCGATTACGCGCTGGGGCTGATCGAGAAACAGAAGCTCCGATACTATTATGGTCTGATGGAACGTCAGTTCAGGCGCGTTTACCAGAAGGCCCTCAAGCGGCGCGGCGTCACGGGTGAAACCATGCTTCAGATTCTCGAACTGCGCCTCGACAATGTGGTTTATCACCTGGGCTTCGCCAATACCCGTGCCGCGGCCCGCCAGATGGTCACGCACGGCCATATCAAGGTCAATGGCCGGAAAGTGAACGTTCCGTCTTGCGGCCTGAAAGTGAATGACACCGTGGAAGTGAAGGACTCCAGCGTTTCCCGCCAGATGGGCACGCGCAACCTCGAATCGGCCACCAGCCGCGCCGTGCCAGACTGGCTTACCTTGAATCGCGACGCTTTCAAAGGAACGGTTCTGCGGGTTCCAACCCGCGATGAAATCCAGCCGATTGCCAACGAGCAGGCAGTGGTAGAATTTTATTCCCGCTAA
- the rpsK gene encoding 30S ribosomal protein S11, protein MADEPKPKKPAPKKESKPAPPAAAREQAAPKGLADEAKPPKPAKKALAAEGADAAKPAEKPAGGAAPAAPAVPTAGVAPTAAELLGDDQAAKKIIKAKGAKNISVGVANILATFNNTLVSITDMHGNVIGWSSSGKVGFKGSRKSTAFAAQQVAQDAARQAMSHGMKEVEIRVRGPGSGRESAIRALQAIGLEISSIKDVTPVPHNGCRPRKKRRV, encoded by the coding sequence ATGGCTGACGAACCTAAACCGAAAAAACCGGCTCCCAAAAAGGAGAGCAAACCCGCCCCTCCTGCCGCGGCCCGAGAACAGGCGGCTCCCAAAGGACTAGCTGACGAAGCCAAGCCTCCGAAGCCGGCAAAGAAAGCGTTGGCGGCAGAAGGCGCGGACGCCGCCAAGCCCGCGGAGAAACCCGCTGGAGGCGCTGCTCCGGCTGCTCCAGCAGTTCCCACTGCGGGCGTCGCTCCAACGGCCGCGGAACTCCTCGGGGACGACCAGGCCGCAAAGAAAATCATCAAGGCCAAAGGCGCCAAGAACATCTCGGTCGGCGTCGCGAATATCCTGGCCACCTTCAACAATACCCTGGTGTCGATCACGGACATGCACGGCAACGTCATTGGCTGGTCTAGTTCCGGGAAGGTTGGATTCAAAGGTTCGCGCAAGAGCACGGCGTTTGCCGCTCAGCAAGTCGCGCAGGACGCTGCCCGCCAGGCCATGTCACACGGCATGAAAGAAGTTGAAATCCGCGTCCGAGGTCCGGGTTCAGGCCGGGAATCGGCGATCCGAGCGCTTCAGGCAATTGGCCTGGAGATCAGCAGCATCAAGGATGTGACTCCCGTCCCGCACAACGGCTGCCGGCCCCGCAAGAAGCGCCGCGTTTGA
- the rpmJ gene encoding 50S ribosomal protein L36, which translates to MKVRASVKKLCEHCKIVRRKGVIRVICSNSRHKQRQG; encoded by the coding sequence ATGAAAGTTCGAGCGTCTGTGAAAAAACTGTGCGAGCACTGCAAGATTGTGCGCCGCAAAGGCGTGATCCGCGTCATTTGCAGCAACTCGCGTCACAAGCAGCGGCAAGGTTAA
- a CDS encoding DNA-directed RNA polymerase subunit alpha produces MPVRLGRFEMPKRLVKEDTTATETYAKFIAEPFETGYGHTVGNSLRRVLLSSLEGAAITSIKLDGAMHEFTTIDGVVEDVTDVILNLKKVLFKARSREPQTVMISVQKEGPVLAGDIKLTQNLELVNPKQIICTLDKKKKFEMEMEVKVGRGFCPGDENKKPDQPIGVIAIDSLFSPVTRVRYSVESARVGQRTDYDRLVLEIWTDGRVSPDDALTQASAILQHHLDVFVGYDKNAVEFEQEPDKQDDEKARQRKVLNMSVNEIELSVRAANCLNNANITTVGQLAMKTEAEMLKYRNFGKKSLNEIKEKLAALGLALGMNIDPSLLEAPKEEPKTA; encoded by the coding sequence ATGCCAGTACGACTCGGTCGTTTTGAAATGCCCAAACGGTTGGTCAAAGAAGACACAACCGCCACTGAAACCTACGCCAAGTTCATTGCCGAACCGTTTGAAACCGGTTACGGCCACACCGTCGGGAACTCGCTCCGGCGGGTCCTGCTGTCCTCGTTGGAAGGCGCGGCCATTACCTCCATCAAGCTCGATGGCGCCATGCACGAATTCACCACCATTGACGGCGTGGTGGAGGATGTCACCGACGTCATTCTGAATCTGAAAAAAGTGTTGTTCAAGGCCCGCAGCCGTGAGCCGCAGACTGTGATGATCTCCGTGCAGAAGGAGGGGCCCGTCCTCGCCGGGGACATCAAGTTGACCCAGAATCTGGAACTGGTGAATCCCAAGCAGATCATCTGCACCCTCGACAAAAAGAAGAAGTTCGAGATGGAGATGGAGGTCAAGGTCGGGCGCGGCTTTTGCCCGGGGGACGAGAACAAGAAACCCGATCAGCCCATCGGCGTGATCGCAATCGATTCGCTATTTTCGCCGGTTACCCGCGTCCGCTATTCCGTCGAGAGCGCGCGCGTCGGCCAGCGTACGGATTATGACCGGCTGGTTCTGGAGATCTGGACCGACGGACGTGTTTCTCCGGACGATGCGCTTACCCAGGCTTCAGCGATTCTACAGCATCACCTGGACGTTTTCGTGGGCTACGACAAGAATGCCGTCGAATTCGAGCAAGAGCCGGATAAGCAGGACGACGAGAAAGCCCGCCAGCGCAAGGTGCTCAACATGAGCGTCAATGAAATCGAACTCAGCGTGCGCGCGGCCAACTGCTTGAACAACGCGAACATCACCACCGTCGGCCAGCTCGCCATGAAGACCGAGGCGGAGATGCTCAAGTATCGCAACTTCGGCAAGAAATCTCTGAACGAAATCAAAGAGAAACTCGCGGCCCTGGGACTGGCGTTGGGAATGAACATCGACCCGTCCCTGCTCGAAGCGCCCAAGGAAGAACCCAAGACGGCCTAG
- the rpsM gene encoding 30S ribosomal protein S13 translates to MARVLGVDIPGQKRIDIALRFIYGIGPANSKWILDKAKINPGIRAKDLTEQQLSQIVHAIQDGKYVIEGDLRREIGLNLKRLQSIKCYRGVRHLRSLPVRGQRTQTNARTRKGPRKTVGVQRNPQAKAGIH, encoded by the coding sequence ATGGCACGCGTACTTGGTGTGGACATTCCCGGTCAGAAGCGGATTGATATCGCGCTTCGCTTCATTTACGGCATCGGCCCGGCCAACTCGAAGTGGATTCTGGACAAAGCCAAGATCAATCCGGGCATCCGCGCCAAAGATCTGACGGAACAGCAATTGTCGCAGATCGTTCACGCCATTCAGGATGGCAAATACGTCATCGAAGGCGATCTGCGGCGGGAGATCGGGTTGAACCTCAAGCGGCTCCAGAGCATCAAATGCTATCGAGGCGTCCGGCATCTTCGGAGTCTGCCCGTTCGCGGGCAGCGCACGCAAACCAATGCGCGCACACGAAAAGGCCCGCGGAAGACCGTCGGCGTTCAACGAAACCCGCAAGCAAAAGCTGGCATCCACTAG
- the infA gene encoding translation initiation factor IF-1: MASEAPIEAEGKVVEVLPNSRYRVELANGHRLLAYVSGKLRLEFVRFAPGDVVTVQMSAYDLSRGCIASKETRVDL; this comes from the coding sequence GTGGCCAGCGAAGCACCTATTGAAGCCGAAGGCAAGGTAGTGGAAGTATTGCCGAACAGCCGGTACCGAGTGGAGTTGGCCAATGGCCATCGCCTGCTCGCTTATGTGTCCGGGAAGCTCCGGCTGGAATTCGTCCGATTTGCGCCGGGTGACGTGGTCACGGTGCAGATGTCGGCTTACGACTTGTCCCGGGGCTGCATCGCGTCTAAAGAAACGAGAGTCGATTTATGA